DNA from Actinomyces sp. oral taxon 897:
CCCTGGGGGCGCTGGCGGGGGACCCGCGGGGCGTGGCGGCGGCCAGGGCCACCTCACGGGGGCGCCACCCTGGTCAAGAACGGGCTCTGAGGGTAGCCTCACCTCGTGCCCATGAACGCCGACTCCCCAGACGCCCGCGCCCGCCGCACCGCACGTCGGCTCCTGGCCGGCGCTGGCTGCGCCAGCCTCACCGCCTACCACAGCGCCCCCAACGAGACCACCTACGTGGCCCACGCCCTGACCGACGAGGGCTACGTGCTCGTCGCCGTCCGCCCCGCCGCCGGCTCGGCCCTGTGCGAGGACCTGGCACCCGAGGACGAGCTCCAGCACGTACGGCTGGACGTCACCCTGGACGCCGCCGACGCCTCGGTGAGGGTGACCGCGGCCACCGCCCACCTCCTGGGGCACCTGCACTGGGTGCCCGCGTCCATGCGGGAGACGGTCCTGACCACCGCCCGCACCCCCACCTGCCACTGCGCCGTCACCGGCGAGGACCCGCTCCTGGGGGTCGCCGAGCTGGCGGCCGTGGAGGGGGGCCGGCTGGCCCTCATCGAGACCGACAGGGTGGTGGTTCACGACGTCTCAGGGGTCAGCGCCCACGCCATCGAGGACGTGGTCGCGCTGAGCTCGGAGCCCACCGTCTCCTGGGGCTCGGCCGAGCTGCTGGTGGCCACCGAGGCGGTGCGCGACCTGGGGGACCTGTCCCTGAACGCCCTGTGCGACGCCGTCGCCTCGGGGAACGTCCCCGGCGTGCTGTGCTCGGAGCGGCCCAGCGAGGGGATCTGCCCGGGACTGGTCGGACGGGTCCTGTGCGTGGACGCCGACGCCCGCTCGGTCACCCTCATGCAGCTGGGCAGGGCCCGCACGCGCACGGTGGTCCTGCTCTTCCCCGACGCGCCCCTGACGCCCGCGGCGCTGGGACCGGCCCTGGAGGGGCTCTCCCTGAGCGCCCTGAGCCTGTCTCTCCTGGGCTAGGGGGCCTCCTGGGCTAGGGCGCGGGCGGCGCAGCGAGACCACCCTGATACGGGCGCGGGCCGGGGGCGCCCGCACCGGTCAGGACGGACGCCCCCGGTGCCCAGCCGTTCTCACGACGAACAAGTACCGTTCTCACGAGCAATAAGTACCGTTCTCGCGGTGGGTGGGCGTGGTGCGGGTGGTCAGCGGGCCCGGTAGGTCAGGCAGGTGGCCGTCTCCCCGCCCAGGGAGATGCCCTCGGCGGTGCACATGAGGTTCTGGTTGTGGACGCACTCCAGGCGCTGGCAGGTGCCCACACGCCCCTGGGCGACCGGCAGCCCGCCACGGGCGTCCAGGACCACGAGGGTGCCGCAGGCCGGGGCGCCAGCGGTGCCGCCGACGGTGATGGCGGGGGCCGTGCAGCCGTCGTGGTTGAAGGCGCAGGCGGTGGCGGCGCAGGAACGGATAGCGGTGAACGCGGTCATAATGAGCCTCCCGGTGTGAGTGGTGTCGCGCGAGGCGCGGTGACATTTAGAAAGGTAACCGCCCTCCTGCCGCCCCGCAAGGAACCCAATGGATCAGAGCCGTGACTGTTCCGCCAATCGTTGCCATATCAACGAAAGGTAAGAGTCAGTAAGGCCTGTCTGAGAAGACCGGGAGGCTCTGGCGAGGGCATTAATTACGCAACATGATCGTTTCGGGAACGGAAGCGGGCCGCCTACCGGCCACCGTCCCGACCGCCGCCCACCAGGGCTAGGCTTGAGGCCGACGCACGGAAGGGAGCACCATGACCGAGCAGCTTCGTAACCCCGAGGACGTCTTCGAGTGGGTAGCCGCCCTGGACCACCCTGAGATGCTGGCGGCCCCGGTCCACGCGGCCCTGGCCGACCTGGCGGCCCGCTCGCCCCAGGACGCGGACCTGGTCCACCGGGCCAGGGTGGTGGGCATCGACCCGGCCTACTCCGACACCGAGGCCCTCAACACCAGGTTCGCCCTGGACCCTGACGCCACCGGCAACTGCGTCCTGGTGGCCGGCAGGCGCGCCGGTCAGGAGAGGATGGCCGCCTGCGTGGTGCGCTCCAGCGACCTGGCCGACGTCAACCACGTGGTCAAGCGGCTCCTGGACGTGCGCAAGGCGAGCTTCGTGCCCATGGACCGGGCCGTGGAGGAGTCCGGCATGGAGTACGGGGCCATTACCCCGGTGGGCCTGCCCACCCCCTGGCGCGTCCTGGTGGACGCCGCCGTGGCAGGACGGGACAGCGTCCTGGTGGGCGCGGGCGTACGCCAGACCAAGCTCATCCTCCCCGGGGCCCTGCTGGCCGCCCTGCCCGGCGCCCAGGTCGTCCAGGGCCTGGGCCTGCGCCCCTGAGCCCGCCGGGCACGGCCCAGCCGCCCGCCCCGGTCACCACGGGAACCACCTGGCAGGCCCCCTCACGCCCCTGCCCACCGACGCACGGCCCGGGCCGTGCAGCGGCGCAGGTTCTGCGGCCCCTGGGCCAGGGCGTCGCGCAGCGGCACCGACGGGTCGCTAATGCGGATGACCGCCTCAGCCCCCAGGTCTGCGAGGCCGTGGTCATTGCCGCCACCGCCGTCACAGCCGTGCCCGCAGGACCCGGCGTCGACCCTCCCGGCCAGGATAATGACGGGCACCGCGCACTCGCGGGCCAGGCGCACCACCCCGCTGACGGCCTTGCCCTCCAGGGACTGCGCGTCCAGTGACCCCTCACCGGTCAGGACCAGGTCCGCGTCCTGGATGCGCCGACGCAGTCCCACCGCCTGGGCCAGGCAGTCGATCCCCGGGACCAGCCCGGCGCCCAGGACCGCCGCCAGGGCGAACGCGGTGCCCCCCGCCGCGCCGGTCCCCGGGCGCGTGACCCACTCCCCCGCCTTGAGCAGCGCCGCCAGTCGTGAGGCCTGGGCGTCGAGGTGCTCGATCTGCGCCGCGGTCAGCCCCTTCTGGGGGCCGAAGACCGCTGCCGCGCCACGGGGCCCGGTGAGCGGGTTCGTCACGTCGCAGGCCAGGGTCAGGTCGATACCCTCCACCCGCCTGCGTGCCGGGCCCGTCTCAATGGCGGCGATACTGCTGAACGCGGCCGGTACCGGGGCCACGGGCCGGCCGTGGGCGTCCAGGCACCGGGCGCCCAGGGCGGTGAGCAGGCCCAGCCCCAGGTCGTTGGAGGCCGAGCCGCCCAGCCCGATGAGCAGCGAGCGGGCCCCGGCGTCCGCGGCGGCCGCCAGCACGCGCCCCATCCCGGCCGTCGAGGAGCGCATGGCGTCGCGGTCGGCGGCGGCGACGTGCTCAATACCCACCGAGGAGGCCAGGTCCACCACGGCCCGGCCGCCGTCGAGCCCGAACCCCGCGGTCCGCGCCCTGCCCAGCGCGTCCACGGTCTCGACCCGGTGCCAGGAGGCGCCCCAGGCCTCGGTCACGGCCCGGGCGAAGCCCTCGCCGCCGTCGGAGACCGGGATGAGGTCCACCTCGCAGGACGGGAGTGCCTCACGGGCCCCTGCCGCCATTGCCCGGGCCGCCTGCGGGGCCGTCATGGACTCCTTGAAGGAGTCCGGCGCCACTACGATCCTCACCACGGCCCCCTACCCTGGTGCCTCCGCGCTCAGGCCCTGAGGCCGGCGACGGCCCGGTCGAACTCCTGAGAGACCGCCGGGTCCGGGCGGCCGAGCAGCGAGACGCCCACAGCCACGGCCAGGTGCCCGATGAAAGCGGGCAGGAGCTCGTAGAGGTCGAAGATCCCGCCGGGACCGCCGTCGGTGTTCCCCCAGACGGCCACCAGGACCGCCCCGGCCACCATGCCGGCCAGCGCACCGGGAACGGTCAGGCGCCTCCAGTACAGGCACAGGAGCACCGTGGGCCCGAAGGAGGCGCCGAAGCCCGCCCAGGCGAAGGCGACCAGCGTCAGGATCGTCTCCGACGGGCTCCAGGCCATGACGGCCGCCACGAGGGCGACGACGAGGACGGCCGTGCGCGAGGCGATAATCAGGTGACCGGTGGAGAGCTCCTTCCTGCGCACGGTCCGGTAGAGGTCCTCAATGAGGGCCGAGGAGGTGACCAGCAGCTGGGAGGAGATCGTGGACATGATCGCCGCCAGGATCGCGGCCAGCATGAAGCCCGCCACCAGGGGGTGGAAGAGGAGCGTGCCCAGCGAGATAAAGACCGTCTCGGGGTCCTTGAGCTGGGCGGTGTCGCGCTGGTAGACGGCCACGCCCACCACGGCGGTGCCGACGGCCCCGAGTACGGCGAAGAGCATCCAGCTAATGCCGATAACGCCGCCCTGGACCGCCTCACGCGGTGAGCGGATGGCCATGAAGCGCACGATAATGTGGGGCTGGCCGAAGTAGCCCAGGCCCCAGGCCAGGGCCGATATGACGCCCACGAGGGAGACCGTCGGCCCGACCAGTACCCAGTAGTCGGGATCGACCTCACCGACGGCGCGGAGCACCTCCCCCGGGCCGCCCACGTGCACGGTGCCGACGACCGGGACGGCCACCAGGGCGGCCACCATCATGAGGCCCTGGACCAGGTCGGTCCAGGAGACCGCCAGGAACCCGCCCACAAGCGTGTACATGACTGTGATGGCAGCCACCAGGGTCGTGCCCAGGCGGTAGTCCATGCCGAAGGAGGACTCGAAGAACTTGCCGCCGGCCACCATGCCGGAGGAGACGTAGAAGGTGAAGAACACCAGGATAATGACGCCCGCGGCCCAGCGCATGAGGTGGCGCGAGTCGTGGAGGCGGTTGTCCAGGAAGCTGGGGATGGTGATGGAGTTGCCGGCCACCTCGGTGTAGCTGCGCAGGCGCGGCGCCACCACGAGCCAGTTGGCCAGGGCCCCCACGGTCAGTCCGACGGCGATCCAGGACTCCACCATCCCCGAGGCGTACAGGGCCCCGGGCAGCCCCATGAGCAGCCAGCCGGACATGTCCGAGGCCCCGGCGGACAGGGCCGCCACGAAGGGGTTCAGGTCGCGCCCGGCGAGCATGTAGTCGTCCAGGTCGGAGGTGCGCACATAGGCCCACAGGCCGATCATGATCATGGCGACGAAGTAGACGGTCATTGCGATGGCCTCGAAGGTCGTGTCAGTCATGACGCCTCCAGTCCTCTTGCACCGGGCGGCGTTCCTCAAGGCCACCGCGGGACGAGCATGGGCAGGTCATATTAGTGTGACACACCACTCGCCGCCCCACGGCGCAACCGAGAACGGACGGCGCGTCACCTCCAGGCTCCGACCGCCTGCTGCCGGACGACTCGCCCCCGGGCCCCTACCGGGCCGGGGTGCAGGGCACGGTCACCGCGGGCACGGCCCCTACCGGGCCGGGGTGTAGAGCACGACGGCGGCCGCCCAGTTCCCGTCATGGGTCAGGGACACCGGCCAGCACCCAGGCTCCGCGCTCCCGGCGCCCAGGCTCGCCTCGACGGCGTCGGCCACCTCGCCCACCAGGTGCAGAGACGGCCTGCCCCAGCGGTCGGAGACGACCTCGACCTGGCGCCAGTCAACGGACTGCGGAGCGATGACGGGGGCGGCGGACGCGCCGGTAGCGCGCGCGCGCAGCACCAGGGCCTGGCTCCAGGCCTTGACAAAGGACTCCTTGGCGGCCCACCGCGCGGCCAGGTGCTCGGCCTGCGCCGACCCCTTCTCCCGGGAGCGGCGGGCGGCCTCCCGGCGCTCCCGGGGCGTGAAGGCGCGCTCGGCGAAGACCGTGCCCGGCTGCCCCAGCTGCTCGGCCAGGCCGGGGACGTGGACCAGGTCCGTGCCCACGGCGAGCCCTCCTCCCGGTGGGCCGGTGAGCCCGGGGAGCCGCGGGTCACTCATGCTCCCGCCCTCCCCCGCCGGGTCGGAGCCGCTGGCCCGTCTCCAGGCGGTCCGCAGCGGGCAGGAGGTGGCGCGCACCGGCGGGCGAGTACACGGGGGCGGTCTTCAGGGAACTGGGTACGGTCCGCATAATCGGCCTCCTGTCAGCCTCCTGCCTGGGAGGACGTTACCTAAAGGGGCGCCGGGCCACGAGCGAGGACGACCAGGGCGATGCGGTGGGTCCGCCCGCGCGGCCAGAGCCGTGCGGGCGGACCCACCTCGCCGCCGAGCGGCCCGTCAGCCCCGGGGCAGGGTCTCCCCGGCGTGGTAGACGCCGTCGGCGCCCAGGCGGGCCTGCGGGTCGAGCAGCATGGCGGCCTCCACCTCGTGGGGGTCGCGACCGTCCTCGGCCTCACCCAGGCGGCGGCCCTTGACCTGCGTGAACAGCTCGGCCCGGCCGATCATGCCGGCGCGGCGGCGGCGCGTGCCGGCGGCCAGGCGGGCGTTGGCGCGCTCCACCCAGGCGTCCACGGCCTCCTGGCCGCCGGAGCGGCGCAGGGCCGCCTCGAAGGCGCCGGGGTGGACGACCGCGATCAGGCCAGAGACGTGCCCGAAGCCCAGGGAGGTCAGCAGGCCCGCGCGCACCGGGCCGGCGCCCGGGACGCGCCCGGAGGCGCCCCCGCGCCCGGCCAGGCGGATGGGCCTGCGCGGCCACACCCAGAAGCCGTCCTTGCGCAGCGGGGCGTCCACCACGTCCAGGGAGGCGTTGCCCGGCGCCACGCCGGTGGCCAGGATCTCGGTCAGGCCCGCCACCTGGAAGACGGCGGCACCGCCCTTGGCGTGGCCGGTGATGGTCTTCTGGGACACGGCCACCAGCGGGTTGCCCTCGGTGCGGCCCAGGGCGCGGGCCAGGCGGGTGTGCAGCTCGGACTCGTTGGGGTCGTTGGCCCCGGTGGAGGTGTCGTGCTTGGAGACCACGGCGATGTCGTCGGCCTCCACGCCCAGGGCGGCCAGGGCGCGGGCCAGGCGGGAGGCCCGC
Protein-coding regions in this window:
- a CDS encoding DUF1540 domain-containing protein, encoding MTAFTAIRSCAATACAFNHDGCTAPAITVGGTAGAPACGTLVVLDARGGLPVAQGRVGTCQRLECVHNQNLMCTAEGISLGGETATCLTYRAR
- a CDS encoding YbaK/EbsC family protein, giving the protein MTEQLRNPEDVFEWVAALDHPEMLAAPVHAALADLAARSPQDADLVHRARVVGIDPAYSDTEALNTRFALDPDATGNCVLVAGRRAGQERMAACVVRSSDLADVNHVVKRLLDVRKASFVPMDRAVEESGMEYGAITPVGLPTPWRVLVDAAVAGRDSVLVGAGVRQTKLILPGALLAALPGAQVVQGLGLRP
- a CDS encoding glycerate kinase, with protein sequence MRIVVAPDSFKESMTAPQAARAMAAGAREALPSCEVDLIPVSDGGEGFARAVTEAWGASWHRVETVDALGRARTAGFGLDGGRAVVDLASSVGIEHVAAADRDAMRSSTAGMGRVLAAAADAGARSLLIGLGGSASNDLGLGLLTALGARCLDAHGRPVAPVPAAFSSIAAIETGPARRRVEGIDLTLACDVTNPLTGPRGAAAVFGPQKGLTAAQIEHLDAQASRLAALLKAGEWVTRPGTGAAGGTAFALAAVLGAGLVPGIDCLAQAVGLRRRIQDADLVLTGEGSLDAQSLEGKAVSGVVRLARECAVPVIILAGRVDAGSCGHGCDGGGGNDHGLADLGAEAVIRISDPSVPLRDALAQGPQNLRRCTARAVRRWAGA
- the putP gene encoding sodium/proline symporter PutP; this translates as MTDTTFEAIAMTVYFVAMIMIGLWAYVRTSDLDDYMLAGRDLNPFVAALSAGASDMSGWLLMGLPGALYASGMVESWIAVGLTVGALANWLVVAPRLRSYTEVAGNSITIPSFLDNRLHDSRHLMRWAAGVIILVFFTFYVSSGMVAGGKFFESSFGMDYRLGTTLVAAITVMYTLVGGFLAVSWTDLVQGLMMVAALVAVPVVGTVHVGGPGEVLRAVGEVDPDYWVLVGPTVSLVGVISALAWGLGYFGQPHIIVRFMAIRSPREAVQGGVIGISWMLFAVLGAVGTAVVGVAVYQRDTAQLKDPETVFISLGTLLFHPLVAGFMLAAILAAIMSTISSQLLVTSSALIEDLYRTVRRKELSTGHLIIASRTAVLVVALVAAVMAWSPSETILTLVAFAWAGFGASFGPTVLLCLYWRRLTVPGALAGMVAGAVLVAVWGNTDGGPGGIFDLYELLPAFIGHLAVAVGVSLLGRPDPAVSQEFDRAVAGLRA
- the acpS gene encoding holo-ACP synthase AcpS, encoding MSDPRLPGLTGPPGGGLAVGTDLVHVPGLAEQLGQPGTVFAERAFTPRERREAARRSREKGSAQAEHLAARWAAKESFVKAWSQALVLRARATGASAAPVIAPQSVDWRQVEVVSDRWGRPSLHLVGEVADAVEASLGAGSAEPGCWPVSLTHDGNWAAAVVLYTPAR